ACTCGCTTGACGCAATGCACCATCTGCTCCCATACTCCGCCTCTGTATCCTCTCCGTCTCGAACGCGTCTCCAAATCGTCTGGCGTCCCTGTCGGCTCCCACGAAGTTCTTGCCCACCTCGTACACATCCGGGTCTCGATCGTCGTTACCATCTCTCCAAAGGAATCGTTGGGAACATCGATCTCCAACCTTGGCTGCAGCATTAAACACAAGCCGGACCTCACCGGGCTTGTTCGGGGTTTCGACACCGAATTGTGGCAAATTCCATAGCTTGTcgctcttcagcgcgaccTCATCCGGCTGCAATTTCCTCGCATATCCTTTGGACACGTCCTTGATGATCCGATCGTATCCTAGCGCCAACGGCCCGTTGCGCTTCAACTTCTCGACGTTGATCAGCCGTCTGTGTGCCATCTCGTAGCTCCGTGGCAGCACAGCGTGGTCATCCTTCCAGAGCAAACCCGTCTGGTCGCGACGCCCCACTTTCACCGTGGTGTCGTCGAGGATCCTTTGGGCCCGCGCGTCGTCGCTGGCTGCGACCGGTTGCGCGAGCTTCACACCAAAGCCTTCCATCTCGACGTAGTCCTCCACCATCTTTTCCATCGTGTCCTCCACTGACACGGCTAGAAGGCAGGACCTCGGTGACGGCGTAGTTGATTGTCCACTTACTGGCCCAAACACAACCCATCCAAGCTCGGTTGCGGCCGCGAACGGTCCCTCTCTGGCAAACCGTCTCGTCCTAAGTGGCAATCCCAAATGTCCATGGTCCAGTCCGATGAGCAACTTCGGCACCACGTTGCTGTAGGGTTTCATCGGCAGTCGCGAATCCTTATGAACGCCCTGGACATCTCGTCGACATAACGTCTGCATCGGCAGACTCAGGCTCGAAACGGCGTACACGTTCCTCAACGGGTGACGAGTGGGCTTCCCAGCTCCACTGATCTCCAGGCTCACCACGTTGGTAGGCTCCCTGCTTGCTCTTCCTCCAAACCATTGGATGTTCAGTTGTCGACGTTCGCCTTGCACTCCCAGATCCCTCCGTAGCTCATCGTCGATCATCGTGACGGAGGATCCTTCATCTAATAGCGCGTATGTGTCCACCTGGCGACCAGCTCCGTACAGCGTTACTGGCAGTATACGGAACAAAAGTCGGCCTCCTTTGACGTCAATACTCAAGTTCCTCTGCATGGGCGCCTCCGCTGGCTGCGGGGCCCTTCTCTCCTGGCTGTTCCTGCGGACAGCCGACTCCTGGGTCCTCTCGTGGTCCCTGTAACCACCTCGTGGCGAAGACCTCCTGTCCGGGCTGCGTCTGGAAACTGGTGACATCTGGTTCCCTCCGTTGTGGCGCCTGAAACCACCTCGCTGCTCCGGCCGTCTTCGCCCTTCGTCCTCTTCATGTAGCAGACGGTGATGCAATCTGCGGCATCCGTTGATCTGGCACTCGCCATGCACATCGCAGGATCTGGCCGCATGCCCACTCCGTAAGCATGTGAAGCAGAGCCGATGCCTCTTCACCATGCTCCATCTGCCCGGTGGCGAAGCTCCAATGAATTCGCTGCAACTCGTCGTAGCATGTTGACCTTCACAAATTGGAC
This is a stretch of genomic DNA from Drosophila bipectinata strain 14024-0381.07 chromosome 4, DbipHiC1v2, whole genome shotgun sequence. It encodes these proteins:
- the LOC108126835 gene encoding uncharacterized protein; its protein translation is MTPNGTQANGPRRLPDLPTFGGQPEDWPIFNCAFVETTQAYNCTDLENNQRLLKALKDEARETVKSLLIHPANVRAVMEQLRFRFGRPEQLIRSQLNSVREVQPISEQQLERIVPFATRVSNLTAFLQSAKAEQHLGNPTLMEELVAKLPTSKRVDWARNAASIQPFPTVAHFSAWLQEYANIVCTILDVDGKEPRRRVLHASVDQNGYEQRDDRHGGCPICEGQHATTSCSEFIGASPPGRWSMVKRHRLCFTCLRSGHAARSCDVHGECQINGCRRLHHRLLHEEDEGRRRPEQRGGFRRHNGGNQMSPVSRRSPDRRSSPRGGYRDHERTQESAVRRNSQERRAPQPAEAPMQRNLSIDVKGGRLLFRILPVTLYGAGRQVDTYALLDEGSSVTMIDDELRRDLGVQGERRQLNIQWFGGRASREPTNVVSLEISGAGKPTRHPLRNVYAVSSLSLPMQTLCRRDVQGVHKDSRLPMKPYSNVVPKLLIGLDHGHLGLPLRTRRFAREGPFAAATELGWVVFGPVSGQSTTPSPRSCLLAVSVEDTMEKMVEDYVEMEGFGVKLAQPVAASDDARAQRILDDTTVKVGRRDQTGLLWKDDHAVLPRSYEMAHRRLINVEKLKRNGPLALGYDRIIKDVSKGYARKLQPDEVALKSDKLWNLPQFGVETPNKPGEVRLVFNAAAKVGDRCSQRFLWRDGNDDRDPDVYEVGKNFVGADRDARRFGDAFETERIQRRSMGADGALRQASAAPYPGRSRAEGPCRVPPWSTCLRLCAARSGARERSPSARAIWSSSAILPCPDESGARASWRRSTAEPMEMDGANGLSWTMLRPVSKLGVWI